The Colias croceus chromosome 3, ilColCroc2.1 genome includes a region encoding these proteins:
- the LOC123706374 gene encoding WD repeat-containing protein 82, with the protein MMKLVDQVVRSFKVAKVFRENTDKINSIDFSPSGETLISCSEDDQIVIYDCEKGTQMITVNSKKYGVDLIHFTHAKNTAIHSSTKVDDTIRYLSLHDNKYIRYFPGHTKKVVTLCLSPVEDTFLSGSLDKTLRLWDLRSPNCQGLMHLSGRPVAAYDPEGLIFAAGVNSESIKLYDLRSFDKGPFVTFKLNQEKECDWTGLKFSRDGKTMLISTNGSIIRLVDAYHGTPLQTFTGHLNNKGIPIEASFSPDSQYIFSGSTDGRVHVWNADTGYKVCVLNGDHPAPIQCVQFNPKYMLLASACTNMAFWLPTIDDV; encoded by the coding sequence aTGATGAAACTAGTGGATCAAGTTGTGAGGAGTTTTAAGGTGGCAAAAGTTTTCCGAGAAAATactgataaaattaatagtataGACTTCTCACCGAGTGGAGAGACTTTAATATCGTGCAGTGAAGATGACCAAATTGTTATATACGATTGTGAAAAAGGAACGCAGATGataactgtaaatagtaaaaaatatggtgTTGATTTAATCCATTTTACACATGCTAAGAACACTGCAATTCATAGTTCAACCAAAGTTGATGACACTATAAGATATTTATCATTACATGATAACAAATATATACGATATTTCCCAGGACATACAAAAAAGGTTGTAACATTGTGCTTATCGCCTGTGGAAGATACCTTTCTCTCAGGTTCATTGGATAAAACTCTACGTCTCTGGGATTTACGCTCTCCAAATTGCCAAGGTCTTATGCATTTATCAGGTAGACCAGTTGCAGCTTATGACCCTGAAGGGCTTATTTTTGCAGCTGGTGTCAATTCAGAAAGTATTAAATTGTATGACTTAAGATCATTTGATAAAGGACCATttgtaacttttaaattaaatcaggAAAAAGAATGTGATTGGACAGGTCTTAAGTTTTCTCGTGATGGAAAAACAATGCTTATAAGTACAAATGGTTCCATTATAAGGTTAGTTGATGCCTACCATGGGACTCCACTTCAAACATTTACTGGACATCTTAATAATAAAGGAATACCGATTGAAGCATCCTTCAGCCCTGATTCACAATACATATTTAGTGGATCTACAGATGGAAGAGTACATGTCTGGAATGCTGATACCGGATACAAAGTCTGCGTTTTAAATGGTGATCATCCTGCACCCATTCAGTGTGTTCAATTTAATCCAAAATATATGTTACTAGCATCTGCTTGTACCAATATGGCATTCTGGCTTCCAACTATAGATGATGTTTGA